A genomic region of Micropterus dolomieu isolate WLL.071019.BEF.003 ecotype Adirondacks linkage group LG11, ASM2129224v1, whole genome shotgun sequence contains the following coding sequences:
- the htr1d gene encoding 5-hydroxytryptamine receptor 1D, translating to MELDNISLDNFTSNITEIPDTTTTPPWSEATLLGLQISLSALLALVTLATVLSNAFVIATIFLTRKLHTPANFLIGSLAVTDLLVSILVMPISIVYTVSKTWSFGQIVCDIWLSSDITFCTASILHLCVIALDRYWAITDALEYSKRRTMRRAGIMVGVVWVISISISMPPLFWRQAKAHEELTECLVNTDQISYTLYSTFGAFYVPTVLLIILYGRIYVAARSRIFKTPSSSGKRFTTAQLIQTSAGSSLCSLNSASNQEAHLHSGNAGGGGGGGGSPLFMNSVKVKLADSVLERKRLCAARERKATKTLGIILGAFIVCWLPFFVGTLVMAICKECWFDPVLFDIFTWLGYLNSLINPVIYTVFNDEFKQAFQKLIKFRRCS from the coding sequence ATGGAGTTGGATAATATCTCACTAGATAACTTTACCAGCAACATCACAGAGATTCCTGACACCACTACAACTCCACCCTGGAGCGAGGCCACGCTGCTTGGCCTCCAGATCTCCCTGTCTGCACTGTTAGCTCTCGTCACGCTGGCTACTGTCCTTTCAAACGCCTTCGTCATCGCCACCATCTTTCTGACCAGGAAGCTCCACACACCTGCCAACTTCCTGATCGGCTCCCTCGCCGTCACAGACCTGCTGGTGTCTATTTTAGTCATGCCAATTAGCATCGTATACACCGTCAGCAAGACCTGGTCGTTCGGGCAGATTGTTTGTGACATCTGGCTGTCGTCTGACATCACCTTCTGCACGGCCTCCATCTTGCACCTGTGTGTGATCGCACTGGACCGCTACTGGGCCATCACAGATGCGCTGGAGTACTCAAAACGCCGCACCATGCGCCGGGCAGGGATCATGGTTGGGGTGGTGTGGGTGATCTCCATATCAATTTCCATGCCTCCACTTTTCTGGCGTCAGGCCAAAGCCCACGAGGAGCTTACAGAGTGCTTGGTGAATACAGATCAGATCTCTTACACCCTATACTCCACCTTCGGCGCCTTCTACGTTCCCACGGTGCTTCTCATCATCCTCTATGGACGGATCTATGTTGCCGCCCGCTCCCGCATCTTTAAGACGCCATCATCCTCGGGGAAACGCTTCACCACAGCACAGCTCATCCAGACCTCTGCAGgctcctctctctgttctcttaATTCTGCCTCCAACCAGGAAGCACACCTACACTCTGGCAAtgcaggaggtggagggggagggggaggatcGCCTCTGTTCATGAATAGTGTGAAAGTGAAGCTGGCAGACAGCGTGCTGGAAAGGAAACGTCTGTGTGCAGCTCGGGAGAGGAAAGCGACCAAGACATTGGGCATCATCTTGGGCGCGTTCATTGTCTGTTGGCTCCCATTCTTTGTCGGCACGCTCGTCATGGCCATATGTAAAGAGTGCTGGTTTGATCCAGTGCTTTTTGATATATTCACCTGGCTGGGATACCTGAACTCCCTCATCAATCCTGTCATTTACACCGTATTCAACGATGAGTTCAAACAAGCTTTCCAAAAACTCATTAAATTCAGACGGTGCTCCTGA